The following DNA comes from Flavisolibacter ginsenosidimutans.
CACTCACAATTGCATCAATCAGGTGACGAATGTTCAACCCGTCAACAACAAAATCAATGTTGGGGAGAATGGCCGCCGAGCCGATAGCCGTCTTGATGCCGTCGCTGTGCGCCGATTGCAGAAAGGCTTCAAAACCGTTAATGAATTTCAGATGCGGAAGAAATTCTTGGCGGTAGGTTGTTTCTTTTTCGGTGCCGAGCTTTTCTTTTTCTTCGGTGCTGAACCTGCCGGGAAAAATTCGCTCCAGCATCTCGCCGTTTTTTCCGTAACATTCGGCTTTGGTGCGTTCGATGCCGATGTTTGCACCGAGGGAAAGCAAGATGCGGTGCCAGGCCTCGATGTGATAAGACATGTCGTTAACGACGGTGCCGTTTAAATCAAAGAGAAAAGCTTTGTACGATTTTGCGAGTTGTAGCATGACCGGAGCAATTCATTCTTTGCATGAAGAAAAGCGAAAGAGGCAAAGTAAGGAAGATATTGCTTCCGCGAAAAATCATGCACTTGTTGCGCGGAGAAAATTCCGGCATTTGCCTTGACGAACCGTCCTGCAGTAGCCTGAAAGATTTACAGGATGCCG
Coding sequences within:
- a CDS encoding HAD family hydrolase, producing MLQLAKSYKAFLFDLNGTVVNDMSYHIEAWHRILLSLGANIGIERTKAECYGKNGEMLERIFPGRFSTEEKEKLGTEKETTYRQEFLPHLKFINGFEAFLQSAHSDGIKTAIGSAAILPNIDFVVDGLNIRHLIDAIVSADDVMHSKPHPETFLKCSELLGINPTDCLVFEDAPKGVEAAQNAGMDCIVITTLHRPQEFSHYKNIVGFIQDYYDDQLKSLLCLKEKI